The Neobacillus sp. PS3-34 genome has a window encoding:
- the pabA gene encoding aminodeoxychorismate/anthranilate synthase component II translates to MIYMIDNYDSFTYNLVQYLGELGEELIIKRNDETTLEEIELARPDFLMISPGPCSPDESGISLKAISYFAGKVPIFGVCLGHQAIAQTFNGDVVQAKRLMHGKTSEIYHDGRTIFEEVEHPFPAARYHSLIVKKETLPDCFEISAWTEEEEIMAIRHKSLPIEGVQFHPESILTKPGKQLLANFIAHYSNTFRLNRG, encoded by the coding sequence ATGATTTATATGATCGATAATTATGATTCATTTACATACAATCTGGTTCAATATCTCGGCGAGTTGGGCGAGGAATTAATCATTAAACGCAATGACGAAACCACTCTTGAAGAAATAGAGCTTGCCCGACCTGATTTCTTAATGATATCTCCGGGTCCCTGCAGCCCTGACGAATCAGGGATCAGTTTAAAAGCTATCAGCTATTTTGCAGGAAAGGTGCCTATTTTTGGTGTATGCCTTGGCCATCAGGCGATTGCCCAGACCTTTAATGGGGATGTAGTGCAGGCAAAGCGGTTGATGCACGGCAAAACCTCTGAAATCTATCATGATGGACGCACCATTTTTGAGGAGGTGGAACATCCCTTCCCCGCTGCGAGATACCATTCACTCATAGTGAAAAAGGAAACATTGCCCGATTGCTTTGAAATCTCTGCCTGGACAGAGGAAGAGGAAATCATGGCGATCAGGCATAAGTCATTGCCGATTGAAGGGGTTCAATTTCACCCTGAATCAATATTGACCAAGCCGGGGAAGCAGCTGCTTGCAAATTTTATTGCCCACTACAGCAATACATTTCGTTTAAATCGAGGTTGA
- the cysK gene encoding cysteine synthase A, giving the protein MVRVANSVAELVGQTPIVKLNRLAEENSAEVYLKLEYMNPGSSVKDRIALAMIEAAEEKGELKAGDTIIEPTSGNTGIGLAMIAAAKGYKAILVMPDTMSMERRNLLRAYGADLVLTPGAEGMNGAIRKAEELSAENGYYMPQQFKNEANPEIHRKTTGKEIVEQMGGQLDAFIAGIGTGGTITGAGQVLRESNPDIKIYAVEPKDSAVLSGGKPGPHKIQGIGAGFVPDVLDTKVYDEIIQVENDQAYEYARRAAKEEGILGGVSSGAAIYAALKVAKELGKGKKVLAILPSNGERYLSTPLYQFETE; this is encoded by the coding sequence ATGGTACGGGTTGCGAATTCAGTGGCAGAACTAGTCGGCCAAACACCAATTGTTAAATTAAACAGGTTGGCAGAAGAAAATAGTGCAGAAGTTTATCTTAAATTGGAATACATGAATCCTGGCAGCAGCGTAAAGGACCGCATTGCGTTGGCGATGATTGAAGCTGCAGAAGAAAAAGGCGAACTGAAAGCTGGAGATACGATTATAGAGCCAACAAGTGGAAATACAGGTATCGGCCTTGCGATGATTGCAGCGGCAAAGGGATATAAAGCGATTCTTGTTATGCCAGATACAATGAGCATGGAGCGCCGCAACCTTCTTCGCGCCTATGGCGCAGACCTTGTGTTAACGCCTGGTGCCGAGGGGATGAATGGGGCAATCCGCAAGGCGGAGGAACTGTCAGCAGAGAACGGTTATTATATGCCGCAGCAATTCAAGAATGAAGCAAACCCTGAAATCCACCGCAAGACAACCGGAAAGGAAATTGTCGAGCAGATGGGCGGACAGCTTGATGCCTTTATTGCCGGAATTGGTACGGGAGGTACGATAACTGGTGCAGGCCAGGTGTTACGGGAGTCTAATCCTGATATCAAGATTTACGCAGTAGAGCCAAAGGATTCTGCAGTGCTTTCCGGCGGTAAACCAGGTCCTCATAAAATTCAGGGAATCGGGGCGGGATTTGTACCGGATGTTCTGGATACGAAAGTTTATGACGAAATTATCCAGGTTGAAAACGACCAGGCATATGAATATGCCCGCCGTGCGGCTAAAGAAGAGGGCATCCTAGGAGGCGTTTCTTCTGGTGCTGCCATCTATGCGGCCTTAAAGGTGGCCAAAGAGCTTGGCAAAGGAAAGAAAGTCCTTGCCATTCTTCCAAGTAACGGAGAGCGTTACTTAAGCACACCGCTTTACCAGTTTGAAACTGAATAA
- a CDS encoding peptidyl-prolyl cis-trans isomerase has protein sequence MKAKQLWLVIAGLILLNCLTAAIFLSKTKSANGAGSNETVATIGEETISRQAWLSELEKRYGQEVLRDMVNQKVIAHIGKKYKIEIPEEEIDRELKMNQMMYSSNRKPADRINWKEQIKYSLMLEDILTKDVVVSEKEMKSYYERNKDLFNIPDSYHLSHIIVKTKEEAKKAEKELSGGSSFRALAMERSIDEFSANQGGDIGFLNEEDERYPSEYLEVAKTLKKGKWSKPFKVDDGYAIIMLLEKVKGQSYSFNEIKDQIRRQIALEQMKSPASARTFWDEAKVDWFYGNKKED, from the coding sequence GTGAAGGCAAAGCAGCTGTGGCTTGTAATCGCCGGACTCATTTTACTGAATTGCCTGACGGCTGCTATTTTCTTATCCAAGACTAAGAGTGCAAACGGGGCAGGCAGCAACGAAACGGTGGCTACAATAGGGGAAGAAACAATATCAAGGCAGGCATGGCTGTCTGAACTCGAAAAAAGATACGGGCAAGAAGTTCTAAGGGATATGGTTAACCAGAAAGTGATCGCCCATATAGGGAAGAAATATAAAATAGAAATCCCTGAGGAAGAAATTGACCGTGAACTAAAAATGAACCAAATGATGTACAGTTCGAATCGAAAGCCTGCAGACCGAATTAATTGGAAAGAACAAATCAAGTACAGTTTAATGCTTGAGGATATCTTAACAAAAGATGTTGTCGTTTCTGAAAAAGAAATGAAGAGTTACTATGAGAGGAATAAAGACTTATTTAATATTCCTGATTCCTATCATTTATCGCACATAATTGTAAAAACAAAAGAAGAAGCTAAAAAAGCCGAGAAAGAATTATCCGGGGGCTCAAGCTTTCGAGCTTTGGCAATGGAGCGTTCGATCGATGAATTTTCAGCCAACCAGGGCGGAGATATAGGATTCCTGAATGAAGAAGATGAGCGTTATCCGTCCGAATATCTTGAAGTCGCAAAAACCCTGAAAAAAGGAAAATGGAGCAAACCGTTTAAAGTCGATGATGGCTACGCAATTATTATGCTTTTGGAAAAAGTCAAAGGTCAAAGCTATTCGTTTAATGAAATAAAGGATCAAATCAGGCGCCAAATTGCGTTGGAACAAATGAAATCACCCGCCTCTGCAAGAACCTTTTGGGATGAAGCAAAAGTGGATTGGTTTTATGGGAATAAAAAAGAAGATTGA